The genomic DNA CGTATAATTTATTTTTCAACCGTTATTACTTTACTACTGAAACCAAATGTTTCACTTTCTCAACCATACCCAGAATAGCCGGAGTAGCTTCATGTTCTACTACCTGGTTCATTTTCATCAGACCCAGCGCGTCAAGAGTTCTCTTTTGGTCTTTCGGGCATTTAATTCTACTTTTTGTCTGCTTAACTTTAATAGTTGCCATAACTTATTATCCTCCCTAATTAACCTTTGAATACTTTTTCAACTGCAACATTTCTGTTCTGGGCAACCATCAACGGGCTTCTTAACTCACTCAGTGCAGCGATAGTTGCCTTCACCAAGTTGTGAGGATTAGAAGAACCCTTTGACTTAGCCAAAACGTCTGTGATACCCACACTTTCCAATACAGCACGCATAGCACCACCAGCTTTAACACCAGTACCATGAGAAGCCGGTTTGATCAGTACCTGAGCGCCACCGAACTTAGCCAACTGTTCATGAGGAATAGTACCTTTGTGAACAGGAACTTTAATCAGATTTTTCTTTGCAGCTTCAACACCTTTTGCGATCGCTGTCGTTACTTCACCGGCTTTACCTAAGCCCCAACCAACGATACCGTCTTCGTTTCCTACTACGACAATAGCAGCAAAACTGAATGTACGTCCACCCTTGGTTACTTTAGTTACGCGGTTGATTGCAACCAAACGGTCCTTCAACTCTATGTCGTTGGTCGACTTAACTCTATTATTAACTCCTGCCATCTTCATTAAAATTTAAGGCCGCCGTTACGTGCAGCATCTGCTAATTCTTTAATTCTCCCGTGATACAAGTAACCGTTACGGTCGAAAACAACAGCCTGTACACCAGCTTCCTGGGCAACTTTGGCAATCTGTTCTCCAACCTTGGCAGCAATCTCTTTTTTCGGAGCTTTAACATCCATCTTCAAAGAAGATGCCGCAGCCAAAGTCTTACCTGTAGTATCATCTATAACCTGTGCATAGATCTGCTTATTGCTTCTAAACACAGTCAGGCGCGGACGTTCAGGAGTCCCTGAAATTTTACCGCGTACACCTGCTTTTATCTTTAATCTTCTTTCTTCCTTCGTTGTCATGATAATTTCAGTTTACGTAGATTACTTACCTGCTGATTTACCAGACTTTCTGCGAATTTCTTCACCCACGAACTTAATACCTTTACCTTTATACGGTTCCGGCATTCTGAATGAACGAATCTTAGCACAAATCTGTCCCAGTAATTGTTTATCAGCCGATTCAAGGATAATAAGAGGATTTTTATTTCTCTCTGCCTTTGTTTCAACTTTCACTTCCTTAGGCAACTGCATGTAGATGTTGTGAGTATAACCTAAAGAAAGATCTAACAGCTGACCTGTATTTGTCACACGGTAACCGACACCGACAAGTTCCAGTTCCTTTTTGTATCCTTCTGAACAACCAACCACCATATTGTTAATCAGCGAACGATACAAACCGTGCAGCGCACGATGGTTCTTTTCGTCTGTCGGACGTGTCAGATGAATGATTCCATCTTCCAAAGTCACATTAATATCAGGATTCACAGCCTGAGTCATCTCACCTTTGGGACCTTTTACAGTCACTACATTATCCTTAATGGTAACCGTAACACCGGCCGGTACATGAATTGGTAATTTTCCTATTCTTGACATTCTTCTTTCCTCCTAATTAATAAACATAACATAATACTTCACCACCGATCTTCAGATCACGGGCTTCTTTGTCTGTCATCACACCTTTAGAAGTAGAAAGAACGGCAATACCTAAACCATTCAATACTCTTGGCATTTCCTTGTAACCAGTGTACTTACGCAAACCAGGGGTAGAAACTCTCTCAAGTTTCTTGATCGCATTTACTTTGTTTACCAGGTCATACTTCAAGGCAATCTTAATTGTACCCTGAGGACCATCTTCTACAAACTTAAAATTAAGAATGTAGCCCTTGTCGAAAAGGATCTTAGTGATCTCTTTCTTTAAATTTGACGCCGGCACTTCAACAACTCTGTGCTTCGCTTTGATCGCATTACGCAATCTTGTCAAATAATCTGCAATAGGATCTGTCATATATAAATGAATTAAATTGATCCGGCCACCCGGACAATATTTAAATTAAAAAAACTCTTACCAACTTGCTTTCTTTACACCCGGGATTAAACCATGAGATGCCATTTCACGCAGTTGAATACGAGAAATACCGAACTGGCGTACATAGCCTTTCGGACGACCTGTAATTTTACAACGATTGTGCAAACGTACAGGAGAAGCATTTTTAGGTAAAGCCTGTAAAGCTTCGTAGTCACCTGCTGCTTTTAATTCTGCTCTTTTAGCAGCATATTTTGCTACGAGCTTTGCTCTTTTCACCTCACGGGCTTTCATTGATTCCTTTGCCATAACTACTTAGTCTTTTTTTGCATTTTTAAAAGGCAATCCAAATTCTCTCAAGAGAGCATACCCTTCTTCGTCTGTTTTCGCAGAGGTCACAAAGGTAATATTCATTCCCAATATTTTGGTAATATTATCGATATTTATTTCAGGGAAAATGATTTGTTCCTGAATTCCGAGGGTATAATTACCTCTTCCGTCCAACTTACTTTCGATCCCCTTAAAGTCACGAATACGAGGAAGAGCTACGCGAACAAGTCTTTCCAGAAATTCATACATCTGTTCACGGCGTAATGTTACCATTACACCAATTGGCATTTTCTTACGCAACTTGAAGTTAGAGATATCCTTCTTTGAAACCGTCGCAACAGCCTTCTGACCTGTAATTGCAGACAATTCGCTGATGGCAATATCGATAATCTTCTTATCTGCAGCAGCCATACCCAAACCTTGATTGATAACAATCTTCTTCAGTACGGGAACCTGCATTACGGTTTTATAACCGAACTCTTTCGTCAAAGCAGGAACAATTCTGTCCTGATATTCTTTCTTAAGACTGGCAGTATTGCTCATTACTTAATTTCCTCCCCTGATTTTTTAGAATAACGCACTAAAGCACCTTTTTCGTCTAATTTACGACCGATACGTGTCGGCTTACCGGATTTCGGATCAACAACGTTCAGGTTAGAAATATGAATAGGAGCTTCCTTCTTTTCAATACCTCCTTGAGGATTCTTTGCATTAGGCTTGGTATGCTTTGATACCATATTAATACCTTCTACAATGGCACGGTTGTCTTTTACAAGAACTTCTAAAACACGACCTGTCTTACCTTTGTCTTCGCCGGCATTAACAAAAACTATATCGCCTTTTTTGATATGTAATTTGCTCATTACTTTAAGTTTTACAAAATTAAAGCACTTCTGGTGCAAGTGAAACAATTTTCATGTTTGTTGCACGAAGTTCTCTGGCAACCGGACCAAAGATACGGCTTCCACGAATATCACCACCGGCATTCAACAATACGCAAGCGTTATCATCAAAACGGATGTATGAACCATCCGGGCGGCGAATCTCTTTTTTAGTGCGAACAATGATAGCCTTAGAAACAGCACCCTTCTTCACATCACTCGACGGGATTACACTCTTGATTGCTACTACAATTACATCCCCGACAGTGGCGTAACGTTTTCTTGTACCGCCCAAAACACGAATACACAACGCTTCTTTTGCACCACTGTTATCTGCTACTACTAGTCTTGATTCTTGTTGTATCATGTTACTTAGCCCTTTCGATTATTTGAACTAATCTCCATCTTTTTGTTTTGCTCAAAGGACGAGTTTCCATAATTTTTACAGTATCGCCGATACCGCATTCATTCTTTTCGTCATGAGCATGATATTTCTTCGTCTTATTAACGAACTTTCCATAAATGGGGTGCTTTTCCTTCCATTTAATAGCAACCGTGATGCTCTTATCCATCTTGTTGCTGGTAACCACGCCCGTTCTTTCTTTTCTTAAATTTCTAGTTTCCATCAGGCTCAATTTTTGTTGTTAAGTTCTCTCTGGCGCAATTCTGTTTTCATGCGCGCAATCATCCTGCGTTGTTGTTTAATCTGAGCAGGGTTTTCACTCGGAGAAATGCTGTGGTTGATCACTTTCTGATCGTAAGCAGCCACTTCAGCATCAATTCTTTCTACTAACTCCTTCGTGCTCAATTCTCTAATTTCTGCAATCTTCATAACAAATTACGCATTTTGATTAGCCATATCATAATCACGTCTCACAACAAACTTTGTTGTTACCGGAAGCTTTTGTGCAGCCAAGCGCAAAGCTTCCTTAGCAATATCAAAAGGAACCCCTTCGATTTCGAAAATCAAACGACCTGGAGTAACAGGCGCAACAAATCCTTCAGGATTACCTTTACCTTTACCCATACGTACTTCAGCAGGCTTCTTTGTGATTGGTTTGTCCGGGAAAATACGAACCCACACCTGACCTTGACGTTGCATATAACGAGTTACCGCGATACGAGCAGCTTCGATCTGACGACCGGTAATCCATTTATTTTCTAACGCTTTTATACCAAACGAACCGAATGCCAGCTGGTTGCCACGCTGAGCTTCGCCCTTCATGCGACCTTTCTGCTGTCTTCTGAACTTGGTTTTCTTTGGTTGTAACATCTCTTCTTAAATTCTAACGTTTAACGATTAGCTTTCTTTCTCTTGAAGTTCTTATCTCTGCTGCCGCCGGCATTTTCATTTCTGCGACCTGAATCTTTTGATGCAGCGAATGAAGGAGCAAGATCTCTCTTACCATAAACTTCACCACGGCAGATCCAAACCTTAACACCGATCAAACCAACCTTCGTCAACGCTTCAGCCAAAGCATAATCAATATCTGCTCTGAATGTGTGTAACGGAGTTCTTCCTTCTTTATACATTTCTGAACGAGCCATTTCAGCACCGTTCAAACGACCAGAGACTTGCACTTTAATACCTTCGGCCCCCATTCTCATGGTAGAAGCGATAGCCATCTTGATAGCACGACGGTAAGCAATTTTTCCTTCAAGCTGACGAGCAATATTGTTTGCAACGATAACAGCGTCCAATTCGGGTCTTTTTACCTCAAAGATGTTGATCTGAACTTCTTTGTCGGTAATCTTCTTCAACTCTTCTTTCAACTTATCAACTTCCTGACCACCTTTACCGATGATGATACCTGGACGTGATGTGCAAACTGTGATTGTAATCAACTTCAGCGTACGTTCAATAACGACGCGAGATACACTAGCCTTAGCAAGACGAGCATTCAGATATTTACGGATTTTGCTATCTTCCAGCAAAGTGTCTCCGTATTTTTTGCCGCCATACCAATTGGAATCCCAACCGCGGATGATTCCCAAACGATTACTAACCGGATTAACTTTTTGTCCCATCTACAAATTAATTTTGACTATCGTTTTTACTAAGTGTATCAACAAACAGAGTTACATGGTTCGAACGTTTACGAATTCTGTATCCTCTTCCCTGAGGAGCCGGACGCATTCTCTTCAATGTAGTAGCGCAATCTACGCTGATTGAAGATACGCACAACTCTCCAGCTTCTGCTTTACGTTCATTTTTCTGTTCCCAATTGGCAATAGCTGAACGAAGCAATTTTTCTACTCTTGCTGCAGCTTCCTTGTTAGAAAACTTCAAAACACCAAGTGCACGGAATACTTCCATTCCACGGATCATGTCTACAACGAGACGCATCTTGCGGGGAGAAGTCGGCACATTCCGCAACTTTGCGAAGTACATGGTCTTCTGAGCTTCTTTTCTTGCTTCAGCTGATATTCTTTTTCTAGCACCCATTTTATTGATTCTTTTTATTTTCAGATTCCTGAATCCCTGTTACTACCGATTATTTTTTCTTGTTACCGGCGTGACCACGGAACGTACGAGTAGGAGAAAACTCTCCCAGTTTATGACCTACCATGTTCTCGGTTACAAAAACAGGAATAAATTTATTTCCATTGTGAACTGCAATAGTATGACCTACAAAGTCAGGCGAAATCATTGAAGCTCTTGCCCATGTCTTAACGACCGCCTTCTTTCCTGACTCATTCATTGCCAAGACTTTCTTTTCAAGCTTTACATTAATATACGGGCCTTTTTTTAGCGAACGACTCATAGTTTACTTAATTAATCAGATTATTTCTTTCTTCTTTCAATAATATATTTTGAAGAATGCTTCTTCGGAGCTCTTGTCTTCAAGCCCTTAGCATATAAGCCATTACGAGATCTAGGATGACCTCCGGAAGCACGACCTTCACCACCACCCATCGGGTGATCAACCGGGTTCATTACAACACCACGGTTGTGAGGACGACGACCTAACCATCTAGAACGACCGGCTTTACCTGATTTTTCAAGACCATGGTCTGAATTACCTACACTACCAACTGTAGCCTTACAAGCAGCAAGAATCTTTCTGGTTTCGCCAGAAGGCATCTTAATAATTGCATAATCGCCTTCTTTCGAAGTCAACTGAGCAAAAGCACCGGCAGAACGTACTAACTTAGCACCCTGTCCCGGACGAAGCTCAATGTTGTGAATAATAGTACCAACGGGAATATTTGCCATCGGCAAAGTATTACCAACCTCAGGAGCGGCTTCGCTACCTGAAACCACTGTTTGGCCAACTTCCAATCCGTTCGGAGCGATGATATAGCTCTTTGCCCCGTCTGCGTAATACAACAGTGCGATACGAGATGTACGGTTAGGATCATACTCGATAGACTTGACTGTTGCAGGAATGCCATCTTTGTTTCTCTTGAAATCGATAAATCTGTACTTCTGTTTGTGACCGCCACCAAGATAACGCATTGTCATCTTACCAGTGTTATTACGACCACCTGTACTCTTCTTACCTACTACAAGAGACTTTTCTGGTGTACTTGCAGTGATTTTATCAAATGCACCAATAACTTTGTGTCTCTGCCCCGGTGTTGTGGGCTTTAATTTACGTATTCCCATTTCTTTTTTTAGATATTACTAAAGAAATCAATTGTTTCTCCTTCTTTCAACGTTACGATAGCCTTCTTAAAAGCTGATTGTTTGCCATTGATAATACCTGATTTGGTATAGCGGCTTTTCTTCTTGCCTGAGTAGTTGATGGTGTTAACATCAACTACTGTAACATTATACATGTCTTCAATGGCTTTTTTAATCTCTAACTTGTTGGCATCAGGAGAAACACGAAAACCATAGCGATTATCCATTTTTTCTGTAATCGCTGTTTGCTTCTCAGTTACTATAGGTTTAATAATAATTCCCATTTTTCTACTCCTTATGCGTTAAACAGTTTTTCAATAACAGCTACAGAACTTTCTGTCAACACCAAATTAACAGCATTTAACACGCTATATGTATTTAACTCTGAAGCTGTTATAACATTTGCCTTCTCTAAATTTCTGGCCGACAAATATACGAAATTATTTTTCTCAGATAAAACCAAAAGTAACTTTCCATCAGCCACTTTCAGATTCTTAGCAATTGTTACGAATTCTTTAGTCTTAGGAGCTTCCAAAGTGAAATCTTCTACTACTACAATTGCGTTATTCTTTGCCTTATAAGTCAAGGCAGACTTACGGGCCAAACCTTTAACTTTCTTGTTCAATTTAAACTCATAATCTCTCGGTTTCGGACCGAATACACGGCCACCACCTACCAATACCGGAGAGTTGATGTCGCCACGACGAGCACCACCACCACCTTTCTGGCGGATCAATTTACGAGTACTACCAGAAACTTCACTTCTTTCCTTTGATTTATGAGTTCCCTGACGCTGATTAGCCAAATACTGTTTTACATCCAAGTAAATAGCATGATCATTGGGTTCAATGCCAAAGATAGCATCGTTCAATGTTACCTTTCTTCCGGTATCTTCACCTTTAATATTTAATACGCTCAGTTCCATTACTTTTCAATTAATAAGATTGAACCTTTTGCTCCTGGAACAGATCCTTTTACTAATAAAAGATTGTGTTCCGGCATCACCTTGATCACTTGCAGGTTCTGAACAGTTACACGTTCATTACCCATTTGGCCGGCCATACGCATACCTTTGAATACCTTTGCAGGATAAGAACAGGCACCGATACCACCGGGAGCGCGCAAACGGTTATGCTGACCATGAGTAGTCTGACCTACACCACCGAAACCATGACGTTTTACTACACCCTGGAAACCTTTACCTTTTGATGTACCTACTACATCAACGAAACCTGCATCTTCCAAATAATCTACGGTGATTACATCACCGAGCTTATATTCGGTTTCAAAATTTTTGAACTCGGCCAAGTATCTCTTGGGAGTTACACCTGCCTTTTTGAAGTGGCCCATTTCTGGCTGTGTTGTGTGTTTCTCTTTTTTCTCTTCGAAACCTAACTGTACAGCTTCATAGCCATCTTTTTCCAAAGTCTTAATCTGTGTAACTACACAAGGACCCACTTCGATAACAGTGCATGGAAGATTTTTTCCCTCGGCACTGAAAACGGATGTCATTCCGATTTTTTTTCCTAATAATCCTGGCATTTCACTAATTTGTTAATAAACTTACACTTTAATTTCTACTTCAACACCACTGGGCAATTCCAGTTTCATCAATGCATCAACCGTTTTTGCAGTTGAGCTGTAGATGTCGATTAGTCTCTTGTAAGAAGAGAGTTCGAACTGCTCACGAGACTTTTTGTTAACGAAAGTCGAGCGGTTCACAGTAAAGATACGCTTGTGCGTAGGCAGAGGTATCGGGCCGCTAACAACTGCACCGGTAGCCTTAACCGTCTTCACGATCTTCTCGGCAGACTTGTCTACCAGAGAATAATCGTAAGACTTTAATTTAATTCTGATCTTTTGGCTCATATCTATATATATGTTTCTAAATTATTTGATCAAATCAGCACGACCCTGTACTTCTGTCAATACCTGCTTAGCGATAGAAGAAGATACTTGAGCATAGTGCGAGAACTGCATTGAAGAAGTTGCACGACCTGAAGTGATAGTACGCAAAGCTGTTACATAGCCGAATGTTTCAGCCAAAGGAACTTTTGCTTTTACAATACGAGCACCTGTACGACTTGTTTCCATACCTTCAACTTGTCCACGACGCTTGTTCAAGTCGCCGATTACATCACCCATACTTTCTTCCGGAGTAACCACTTCCATCTGCATGATCGGTTCCATCAAAGCAGGACCTGCCTTTTCAGAAGCGTTCTTGAATGCCTGGATAGCTGCGATTTCGAAAGACAACTGGTCAGAGTCAACCGGGTGGAAAGAACCATCGATCAAAGTAACTTTCAGTTGATCCAACGGATAACCTGCCAATACACCGTTCTTCATAGCCTTCTCGAAACCTTTCTGAACTGACGGGATAAATTCCTTGGGAACGTTACCACCCTTCACTTCATCGATGAACTGCAAACTTCCTTCAAAGCCTTCATCTGCCGGTTCGATACGGACAATGATATCGGCAAACTTACCACGACCACCAGACTGCTTCTTGTAAACTTCACGAAGTTCGACAGATTTGGTGATAGCTTCTTTGTAAGTTACCTGAGGCTTACCCTGATTACATTCGACTTTGAATTCGCGTCTCAGACGGTCAATAATAATATCCAAGTGAAGCTCACCCATACCGCTGATGACAGTCTGTCCTGTTTCTTCGTTAGTCTGAACCGTGAACGTCGGGTCTTCTTCGGCCAACTTAGCCAAGCCCATGCCCAGTTTATCCAAATCCTTCTGTGTCTTCGGTTCCACAGCGATACCGATAACCGGATCAGGGAAGTCCATAGATTCCAATGTGATCGGAGCGTTTTCGTCACACAGCGTATCCCCAGTACGGATATCCTTGAAACCTACACCTGCACCAATATCACCGCAACCGATCGTTTCCATCGGATTTTGCTTGTTAGAGTGCATCTGGAACAAACGAGAGATACGTTCTTTTTTGCCAGAACGCGTATTCAAGACATAAGAACCGGCGTTGATCGAACCTGAATAAACACGGAAGAAACAAAGGCGGCCTACATATGGGTCGGTAGCGATCTTGAATGCCAAAGCAGCCATCGGTTCCTCAAACAACGGCTTGCGGACAACGACTTTTTCAGGATCACTCGGATCCGTACCTTCAATAGCTTCCGTATCTTCAGGAGACGGCAAATAAGCACAAACTGCATCCAATAACGTCTGAACACCTTTGTTCTTGAATGAAGATCCGCAAGTCATCGGGTTGATCTGCATAGCTAATGTTCCCTTACGGATAGCCGTGTGAATCTCTTCTTCTGTGATAGTCGAAGGATCATCGAAGTATTTTTCCATGATCGCGTCGTCACATTCTGCCAAAGCTTCAAGCATCTTGTCACGCCATTCTTCAGCTTCAGCCTGAAGATCTGCCGGGATTTCTTCTATGCTATAGTCGGCTCCCATCGATTCGTCATGCCAATAGATGGCCTTCATCTTGATCAGGTCGACGATACCTTTGAATGTTTCTTCAGCACCGATAGGAATCTGGATAGGACACGGATGAGCGCCCAATACTTCCTTAACCTGGCGAACTACTTCATAGTAGTTTGCACCTGAACGGTCCATCTTGTTTACATAACCGATACGAGGTACATTATATTTATCAGCCTGACGCCATACAGTTTCAGACTGCGGCTCCACACCACCTACAGCACAGAAAGTAGCAACAGCACCATCCAGTACACGAAGAGAACGCTCAACTTCTACTGTAAAGTCCACGTGTCCCGGAGTATCAATCAAGTTGATCTTATATTTGTTACCCAAATAGTTCCAGAAAGTAGTTGTTGCAGCAGATGTGATTGTAATACCGCGTTCCTGCTCCTGGGCCATCCAGTCCATCGTAGCAGTACCATCATGCGTTTCACCGATCTTATGGGTCAGACCGGTGTAAAACAAGATACGTTCAGAAGTAGTTGTTTTACCAGCATCGATGTGAGCCATGATACCGATGTTTCTTGTAAACATTAATTGTTTATCGTTTGCCATATTCTTTCTTAGCCTTTATAATTAAAATCTGAAGTGAGCGAATGCACGGTTAGCTTCGGCCATACGGTGCATATCTTCTTTTCTCTTGAATGCTCCGCCCTGGTTATTGAAAGCATCTACAATCTCTGCAGACAGCTTATCAGCCATAGTCTTACCACCACGTTTACGTGCGAAGATGATGAGGTTCTTCATTGAAATCGATTCTTTACGATCGGGGCGAATTTCAGTAGGTACTTGGAAAGTAGCACCACCAACACGGCGAGATTTCACTTCGACTTGAGGAGTAATGTTGTCGAGTGCAGCTTTCCAAATTTCGAGAGCGGACTTTTCTTCGTTAGGCATTTTGGCCTTAACTGTTTCCAAAGCGGAATAGAAAATTTCGAAGGCAGTATTCTTCTTGCCATCATACATCAAATGGTTAACGAATCTCGTAACCTTAACATCACCGAAAACAGGATCCGGGAGGATCTGTCTTTTCTTTGGTTTTGCTTTTCTCATTTTGTTTTCAAAAATTTCGTTCTTGTTCTTGGTTGCCTTTAATACGTCTTCAACGGTTCCGCTGAACCATTTACTCAACCTATAGCCTATCCAAATAACTCAAACCAGCTTTAATACTTAAATTTAAATTCTCAGTTTGAAGGGATGTAACTAATTACTTCTTCTTTCCTTTAGCTGCAGCTGCTGCCTGCCCCGGTTTCGGACGTTTAGCGCCGTATTTGGAACGTCTCTGAGTACGTCCGTTTACGCCTGCAGTATCCAAGGTTCCACGTACAATGTGATAACGTACACCAGGAAGGTCCTTAACACGACCACCACGAACCAACACGATTGAGTGTTCCTGCAGATTGTGTCCTTCTCCCGGAATGTAAGAGTTTACTTCTTTTCCATTTGTCAAACGAACTCTCGCTACTTTACGCATTGCAGAGTTAGGCTTCTTCGGAGTTGTAGTATAAACACGAACGCAAACACCACGTCTCTGCGGACATGAATCCAATGCGGGTGATTTACCCTTTTCCACCAAAGTTTCCCTTCCTTTTCTAACTAATTGCTGAATTGTAGGCATTTCTTTTCTTTTTTAAACTTTGAATGTGTTATTATTATAATTATCTATTTCTTCAATTTTGAGCTGCAAAGGTACACATTCTTTTCGGACTATCAATAAGTTGCGCCTTCTTTTTCGCACACTTCGCGCTAAAACGCTGCAAAGGTACGCATTTGTTCCCGTTTCACAAGAGGCCGCTTTTATTCATTTATAAATAATTAACTATTATTTCTCTTACAAACTCCGTTAACCCAGAACAACCGACCTCTTTTACACGAAATCCAGTAGGTATCGGATAAAGAATCGATGCCCACTGGATTCACATTTGATGCTTATCGGATCAAAAACGAACGACTGTTAGAAGAATATCGATCCCCCTTCAGTCGATTATTTGAAACGTTTCTCCAATTCCTCGTCCGTCAACTTCGAAATAATGGTTTTTCCATCAGGAGTAAGATTCGACTCCTGGCAGGAGAAAAGAGAAGCGAGCAAGTTGTCCATCTCTTCACCAGACAGGATCTTTCCCGGACGGATAGCAGCCGCTTTTGCCAGAGAAAGTGCCAACGAGTCACAGATCTCCTCATGTACTTCGCAACCGGTATCGATCACACGATCCACCATATTCCGAATCAAAGATACCGGATCAAGATTCTCCACACCGGCAGGAAGTCCATTGATAGCGTAGCTGTTATTTCCCAGGTTCGTCAGATCAAAACCGATAAAACGCATATCTTCGAGCAAGGTCGGCAAGACCGTAGCTTCGCTAGCGGTAAACTCGACAATCTCAGGGAAAAGGACTTGCTGGGAAGCACCTCGCTGCTGCCTGATGTTTGTAATGTACTGGTCGAACAGGATACGGACATGGGCACGGTGTTGATCGATCAAAGCCAAACCTGACTTCAAAGAAGTTATGATAT from Parabacteroides merdae ATCC 43184 includes the following:
- the rplB gene encoding 50S ribosomal protein L2 translates to MGIRKLKPTTPGQRHKVIGAFDKITASTPEKSLVVGKKSTGGRNNTGKMTMRYLGGGHKQKYRFIDFKRNKDGIPATVKSIEYDPNRTSRIALLYYADGAKSYIIAPNGLEVGQTVVSGSEAAPEVGNTLPMANIPVGTIIHNIELRPGQGAKLVRSAGAFAQLTSKEGDYAIIKMPSGETRKILAACKATVGSVGNSDHGLEKSGKAGRSRWLGRRPHNRGVVMNPVDHPMGGGEGRASGGHPRSRNGLYAKGLKTRAPKKHSSKYIIERRKK
- the rplW gene encoding 50S ribosomal protein L23, which encodes MGIIIKPIVTEKQTAITEKMDNRYGFRVSPDANKLEIKKAIEDMYNVTVVDVNTINYSGKKKSRYTKSGIINGKQSAFKKAIVTLKEGETIDFFSNI
- the rplD gene encoding 50S ribosomal protein L4 yields the protein MELSVLNIKGEDTGRKVTLNDAIFGIEPNDHAIYLDVKQYLANQRQGTHKSKERSEVSGSTRKLIRQKGGGGARRGDINSPVLVGGGRVFGPKPRDYEFKLNKKVKGLARKSALTYKAKNNAIVVVEDFTLEAPKTKEFVTIAKNLKVADGKLLLVLSEKNNFVYLSARNLEKANVITASELNTYSVLNAVNLVLTESSVAVIEKLFNA
- the rplC gene encoding 50S ribosomal protein L3, yielding MPGLLGKKIGMTSVFSAEGKNLPCTVIEVGPCVVTQIKTLEKDGYEAVQLGFEEKKEKHTTQPEMGHFKKAGVTPKRYLAEFKNFETEYKLGDVITVDYLEDAGFVDVVGTSKGKGFQGVVKRHGFGGVGQTTHGQHNRLRAPGGIGACSYPAKVFKGMRMAGQMGNERVTVQNLQVIKVMPEHNLLLVKGSVPGAKGSILLIEK
- the rpsJ gene encoding 30S ribosomal protein S10, translating into MSQKIRIKLKSYDYSLVDKSAEKIVKTVKATGAVVSGPIPLPTHKRIFTVNRSTFVNKKSREQFELSSYKRLIDIYSSTAKTVDALMKLELPSGVEVEIKV
- the fusA gene encoding elongation factor G, which gives rise to MANDKQLMFTRNIGIMAHIDAGKTTTSERILFYTGLTHKIGETHDGTATMDWMAQEQERGITITSAATTTFWNYLGNKYKINLIDTPGHVDFTVEVERSLRVLDGAVATFCAVGGVEPQSETVWRQADKYNVPRIGYVNKMDRSGANYYEVVRQVKEVLGAHPCPIQIPIGAEETFKGIVDLIKMKAIYWHDESMGADYSIEEIPADLQAEAEEWRDKMLEALAECDDAIMEKYFDDPSTITEEEIHTAIRKGTLAMQINPMTCGSSFKNKGVQTLLDAVCAYLPSPEDTEAIEGTDPSDPEKVVVRKPLFEEPMAALAFKIATDPYVGRLCFFRVYSGSINAGSYVLNTRSGKKERISRLFQMHSNKQNPMETIGCGDIGAGVGFKDIRTGDTLCDENAPITLESMDFPDPVIGIAVEPKTQKDLDKLGMGLAKLAEEDPTFTVQTNEETGQTVISGMGELHLDIIIDRLRREFKVECNQGKPQVTYKEAITKSVELREVYKKQSGGRGKFADIIVRIEPADEGFEGSLQFIDEVKGGNVPKEFIPSVQKGFEKAMKNGVLAGYPLDQLKVTLIDGSFHPVDSDQLSFEIAAIQAFKNASEKAGPALMEPIMQMEVVTPEESMGDVIGDLNKRRGQVEGMETSRTGARIVKAKVPLAETFGYVTALRTITSGRATSSMQFSHYAQVSSSIAKQVLTEVQGRADLIK
- the rpsG gene encoding 30S ribosomal protein S7, translating into MRKAKPKKRQILPDPVFGDVKVTRFVNHLMYDGKKNTAFEIFYSALETVKAKMPNEEKSALEIWKAALDNITPQVEVKSRRVGGATFQVPTEIRPDRKESISMKNLIIFARKRGGKTMADKLSAEIVDAFNNQGGAFKRKEDMHRMAEANRAFAHFRF
- the rpsL gene encoding 30S ribosomal protein S12, whose product is MPTIQQLVRKGRETLVEKGKSPALDSCPQRRGVCVRVYTTTPKKPNSAMRKVARVRLTNGKEVNSYIPGEGHNLQEHSIVLVRGGRVKDLPGVRYHIVRGTLDTAGVNGRTQRRSKYGAKRPKPGQAAAAAKGKKK